In a genomic window of Mycolicibacillus parakoreensis:
- a CDS encoding DJ-1/PfpI family protein, with the protein MTDGFRLGIYVFTDAEVLDFAAPYGVFSVARRFDPTLEVFFVAEALRPVQAQAGFTVVPNYGFADRPSMDAFLIPGGAGTRTQTYNRRLHHYIEDLPRSTLLTSVCTGSWIYARMRLLDGIAATSRKEGDRAETSPPGRVPIDRLAELAPACRVSRARVVDTGRILTAGGISSGMEMGFQLLRRAGHDEGFVAEVARVMEYSTAYEAYRDDREQR; encoded by the coding sequence GTGACCGACGGATTCCGGCTGGGCATCTATGTGTTCACCGACGCCGAGGTGCTCGACTTCGCCGCGCCCTACGGGGTGTTCTCGGTGGCGCGCCGGTTCGACCCCACCCTGGAGGTGTTCTTCGTCGCCGAGGCGCTGCGGCCGGTGCAGGCCCAGGCCGGGTTCACCGTGGTGCCCAACTACGGGTTCGCCGACCGTCCGTCGATGGACGCCTTCTTGATCCCCGGCGGTGCCGGCACCCGCACCCAGACCTACAACCGGCGTTTGCACCACTACATCGAGGACCTGCCGCGCAGCACCCTGTTGACCAGTGTGTGCACCGGGTCGTGGATCTACGCCCGGATGCGGCTGCTCGACGGGATCGCCGCGACCAGCCGCAAAGAGGGTGACCGGGCCGAGACCAGTCCGCCCGGGCGGGTGCCGATCGACCGGCTGGCCGAGTTGGCGCCGGCGTGTCGGGTCAGCCGGGCCCGCGTGGTCGACACCGGCCGGATCCTCACCGCCGGCGGGATCAGCTCGGGCATGGAGATGGGTTTCCAGCTGCTGCGCCGGGCCGGCCACGACGAGGGATTCGTCGCCGAGGTGGCCCGGGTGATGGAGTACAGCACCGCCTACGAGGCCTACCGCGACGACCGCGAGCAGCGTTAA
- the selD gene encoding selenide, water dikinase SelD, which translates to MTGPGRLTGYAHGGGCACKIPPGELEEAVRGLTGQAGGDILVGLDDGDDAAAVRVGEDLAVLATADFFTPVVDDPYDWGRIAAANALSDVYAMGGRPVVAVNLVGWPREVLPLEMLTEVLRGGQAVAAQAGCPVIGGHTVDDPEPKYGMAVTGVADPARLLRNDAARPGVALTLTKPIGVGLLNNRHKQTGQVFDEAVAAMVELNAGAAEAAVAAGATAATDVTGFGLLGHLHKLCRASGVAAVLDAAAVPVLDGARDALGDGYISGGTRRNLEWVRPQLRVGAGVGEEELLLLADAQTSGGLLVAGEVPGYPVIGELVAGNGIEVRL; encoded by the coding sequence CTGACCGGCCCGGGCCGGCTGACCGGATACGCCCACGGGGGCGGCTGCGCCTGCAAGATCCCGCCCGGCGAACTGGAAGAGGCGGTGCGCGGGCTGACCGGGCAGGCCGGCGGGGACATCCTGGTCGGGCTCGACGACGGTGACGACGCCGCCGCGGTGCGCGTCGGTGAGGACCTGGCGGTGCTGGCCACCGCGGACTTCTTCACCCCGGTGGTCGACGACCCCTACGACTGGGGCCGGATCGCGGCGGCCAACGCGCTGTCGGACGTCTACGCGATGGGTGGGCGCCCCGTGGTGGCGGTCAACCTGGTCGGCTGGCCCCGCGAGGTGCTGCCGCTGGAGATGCTGACCGAGGTGCTGCGCGGCGGGCAGGCGGTCGCCGCGCAGGCCGGCTGCCCGGTCATCGGCGGGCACACCGTCGACGATCCCGAACCCAAATACGGGATGGCGGTGACCGGGGTGGCCGACCCGGCCCGGCTGCTGCGCAACGACGCCGCCCGCCCCGGGGTGGCGCTGACGCTGACCAAACCGATCGGGGTGGGGTTGCTCAACAACCGGCACAAGCAGACCGGGCAGGTGTTCGACGAGGCGGTGGCCGCCATGGTCGAGCTCAACGCCGGGGCCGCCGAGGCCGCCGTCGCCGCGGGGGCGACCGCGGCCACCGACGTGACCGGGTTCGGGTTGCTCGGCCACCTGCACAAGCTGTGCCGCGCCTCCGGGGTCGCCGCGGTGCTCGACGCGGCGGCGGTGCCGGTGCTCGACGGGGCGCGGGACGCCCTGGGCGACGGCTACATCTCCGGGGGCACCCGTCGTAACCTCGAGTGGGTGCGCCCGCAGCTGCGGGTCGGCGCCGGTGTCGGCGAGGAGGAGCTGCTGTTGCTGGCCGATGCGCAGACCTCCGGCGGTCTGCTGGTCGCCGGGGAGGTCCCCGGCTACCCGGTGATCGGAGAGTTGGTGGCCGGCAACGGAATCGAGGTGCGATTGTGA
- a CDS encoding oxygenase MpaB family protein codes for MVSFEDLLRPLNPIDEVLRALIPLDDGSAPDLAPIWAELRRRPSALLNPMDLFFELQRPEYFKKTRFDGPPGDPGWFGPDSAAWYVHTHTPSVVVGMITTAIIDILHQDIQYAVYDHSKLVGRRPDGSVRSGTFSSSGLMVRAGHTFSFFTGVVYGSTETAEALCQTVKAMHHRVKGTRPDGKHYDADEPEFFRWTYATVVDGLAGAHRRYHPNPLRGEDLDQFYREYSRVGEALGGTDLPQSRAECRRVLTDSPSAAEVGLNADNIKYLQLLNPPGLTPLRPFYDFAYWVIMDMMPEPVQAAVDFRQPNLLVRQGYRRTARALLNAPHLLGEIREVRAAHRRLTSAPADRRAVEQVAS; via the coding sequence ATGGTGTCGTTCGAGGATCTGCTCCGGCCGCTCAACCCGATCGATGAAGTGCTGCGCGCGCTGATCCCGCTCGACGACGGCTCGGCCCCCGACCTCGCGCCGATCTGGGCGGAGCTGCGCCGGCGGCCGAGCGCGCTGTTGAACCCGATGGATCTGTTCTTCGAACTCCAACGCCCCGAGTACTTCAAGAAGACACGCTTCGACGGCCCGCCCGGCGACCCGGGCTGGTTCGGCCCCGACAGCGCCGCCTGGTACGTCCACACCCACACCCCGTCGGTGGTGGTGGGCATGATCACCACCGCGATCATCGACATCTTGCACCAGGACATCCAGTACGCCGTCTACGACCACTCCAAGCTGGTCGGGCGCCGCCCGGACGGCAGCGTGCGCTCGGGCACCTTCTCCAGCAGCGGTCTGATGGTGCGGGCCGGCCACACCTTCTCGTTTTTCACCGGCGTGGTCTACGGCTCCACCGAGACCGCCGAGGCCCTGTGCCAGACGGTCAAGGCCATGCATCACCGCGTCAAGGGCACCCGTCCCGACGGCAAGCATTACGACGCCGACGAACCGGAGTTCTTCCGCTGGACCTATGCCACGGTCGTCGACGGGCTGGCCGGGGCGCATCGGCGCTATCACCCGAATCCGTTGCGCGGGGAGGACCTAGACCAGTTCTATCGGGAGTACTCGCGGGTCGGCGAGGCGCTCGGCGGCACCGACCTGCCGCAGAGCAGGGCCGAATGCCGCCGGGTGCTCACCGACTCGCCGTCGGCCGCCGAAGTGGGCCTCAACGCCGACAACATCAAATATCTGCAGCTGCTCAACCCGCCGGGGCTGACCCCGCTGCGCCCGTTCTACGACTTCGCCTACTGGGTGATCATGGACATGATGCCCGAGCCGGTGCAGGCCGCCGTCGACTTCCGCCAACCCAATTTGCTGGTCCGCCAGGGCTATCGCCGGACCGCACGGGCCCTGCTCAACGCCCCGCACCTGCTCGGCGAGATCCGCGAGGTGCGGGCGGCGCACCGCCGGTTGACGTCGGCGCCGGCCGACCGCCGCGCCGTCGAGCAGGTCGCCTCGTGA
- a CDS encoding carboxymuconolactone decarboxylase family protein — protein sequence MPEQRLDIHATHPDATRAVLALETFVRQSGLDPRLGELVKIRASQLNGCAFCLDMHHRDARAHGEDQRRLDVVSAWREASQLFTDAECAALALTEAVTEIGEAGVPDEVWDQVTDEFSENDVVNLLMAIATINVWNRLAIATHQRLPDREQRA from the coding sequence ATGCCCGAGCAACGACTCGACATCCACGCCACCCACCCCGACGCCACCCGCGCGGTGTTGGCGCTGGAAACCTTTGTGCGCCAAAGCGGATTGGACCCACGCCTGGGCGAGCTGGTGAAGATCCGCGCCTCCCAGCTCAACGGGTGCGCGTTCTGCCTGGACATGCACCACCGCGATGCCCGCGCCCACGGCGAAGACCAGCGTCGCCTCGACGTGGTGTCGGCCTGGCGGGAGGCGTCGCAGCTGTTCACCGACGCCGAGTGCGCCGCACTCGCGCTCACCGAGGCGGTCACCGAGATCGGTGAGGCCGGGGTGCCCGACGAGGTGTGGGATCAGGTCACCGACGAGTTCTCCGAGAACGACGTGGTGAACCTGCTGATGGCGATCGCCACGATCAACGTCTGGAACCGGCTGGCGATCGCCACCCACCAGCGGCTCCCCGATCGCGAGCAGCGCGCTTAA
- a CDS encoding TetR/AcrR family transcriptional regulator, with translation MPLQQRAQQTIEEILGATAQLLDRDGYPRLSTNRIAEQAHLSIGTVYRYFSDKEAIVMALRAHAEEQIMRRLVAALAEALAMDVVAGARHVLAVLVDALEDHRGVMGAVINDLPMGNQSNVLPGIEEHLHHLARLTLLQHYPQLRDSDADEIIYLGMGTVLQLALRIAIDRPPAMSKESLLDRAAALLVGANQVLRAGSS, from the coding sequence ATGCCGCTGCAGCAGCGCGCTCAACAGACCATCGAGGAGATTCTTGGTGCAACCGCTCAGCTTCTCGACCGCGATGGGTATCCCCGTCTGTCGACGAATCGGATCGCCGAGCAGGCCCATCTGAGCATCGGGACGGTCTATCGCTATTTCAGCGACAAGGAAGCGATCGTGATGGCGCTGCGCGCGCACGCCGAGGAGCAGATCATGCGGCGGTTGGTGGCCGCGCTCGCCGAGGCGCTGGCCATGGACGTGGTGGCCGGCGCCCGCCACGTGCTGGCGGTGCTCGTCGACGCCCTCGAAGACCACCGGGGGGTGATGGGCGCGGTCATCAACGATCTGCCGATGGGCAACCAGAGCAACGTGCTGCCCGGCATCGAGGAGCACCTGCACCACCTCGCCCGGTTGACGTTGTTGCAGCACTATCCGCAACTGCGGGATTCCGACGCCGACGAGATCATCTATCTGGGCATGGGCACGGTGCTCCAACTCGCGCTGCGTATCGCGATCGACCGCCCGCCGGCGATGAGCAAGGAGTCGCTGCTGGACCGCGCCGCGGCGCTGCTGGTCGGGGCGAACCAGGTTCTGCGGGCCGGGTCGAGTTAG
- the selA gene encoding L-seryl-tRNA(Sec) selenium transferase, whose protein sequence is MNHTDPRRAIPRTDALLALPAATAARARLGEHVVRTIVHEVQQRARAGRLAPAAVPDAVAATLAERSATALRPVLNATGVVVHTNLGRAPLAPAAVEALRTASGYVDVEMDLAGGVRSARGLATRAALRDACPPAGDALVVNNGAAALVLATTALAAGREVVVSRGELIEIGAGFRLPELIAATGARLREVGATNRTHLEDYAAAIGPATGCVLKVHTSNFRIEGFTSAVGLAELARLTGAGGVALVADLGSGLLGPDPVLPDEPDAATALRAGADLVTASGDKLLGGPQAGLLLGRSDLIATLARHPLARAVRADKLTLAALEATVTGGLTPVTAALHADPARLRRRAQHLADTVGATVDAHDGRVGGGGAPGVPLAGWAVVLPEALAPLLRTGTPAVLPRVHRGRCLLDLRCVPESEDARLTAAVAAALAALAADRDGDPG, encoded by the coding sequence GTGAACCACACCGATCCCCGCCGCGCGATCCCGCGCACCGATGCGCTGCTGGCGCTGCCGGCGGCGACCGCGGCCCGCGCCCGACTCGGCGAACACGTGGTGCGCACGATCGTGCACGAGGTCCAACAACGCGCCCGTGCCGGCCGACTGGCCCCCGCGGCGGTGCCCGACGCGGTGGCCGCGACCCTGGCCGAACGCTCGGCCACTGCTCTGCGTCCGGTGCTCAACGCCACCGGGGTGGTGGTACACACCAACCTGGGCCGCGCGCCGTTGGCGCCGGCCGCGGTCGAGGCGCTGCGCACCGCCAGCGGCTACGTGGATGTGGAGATGGACCTGGCCGGCGGGGTCCGCTCGGCGCGCGGGCTCGCCACCCGCGCGGCGCTGCGTGACGCCTGCCCGCCGGCCGGCGACGCCCTGGTGGTCAACAACGGCGCCGCCGCGCTGGTGCTGGCCACCACCGCACTGGCCGCCGGCCGCGAGGTGGTGGTCAGCCGCGGCGAACTGATCGAGATCGGCGCCGGTTTCCGGCTACCGGAGCTGATCGCGGCGACCGGCGCCCGCCTGCGCGAGGTGGGCGCCACCAACCGCACCCACCTCGAGGACTACGCCGCGGCGATCGGCCCGGCGACCGGCTGTGTGCTCAAGGTGCACACCAGCAATTTCCGCATCGAGGGCTTCACCAGCGCGGTCGGGCTCGCCGAGTTGGCCCGGCTCACCGGCGCCGGCGGTGTCGCGCTGGTGGCCGACCTGGGCAGCGGGCTGCTGGGCCCCGACCCCGTGCTGCCCGACGAACCCGACGCCGCCACCGCGCTGCGTGCCGGGGCGGACCTGGTGACCGCCAGCGGCGACAAGCTGCTCGGCGGACCGCAGGCCGGACTGCTGCTGGGGCGCAGCGACCTGATCGCCACCCTGGCGCGCCACCCGCTGGCGCGGGCGGTGCGCGCCGACAAGCTCACCCTCGCCGCCCTGGAGGCGACCGTGACCGGCGGTCTCACCCCCGTCACCGCCGCACTGCACGCCGATCCGGCCCGGCTGCGCCGGCGCGCCCAGCACCTGGCCGACACCGTCGGCGCCACGGTCGACGCCCACGACGGGCGCGTCGGCGGCGGCGGGGCGCCCGGGGTGCCGCTTGCCGGCTGGGCGGTGGTGCTGCCCGAGGCCCTCGCCCCGCTGCTGCGCACCGGCACCCCGGCGGTGCTGCCGCGGGTGCACCGCGGCCGCTGCCTGCTCGACCTGCGCTGTGTCCCCGAATCCGAGGACGCCCGGCTGACCGCGGCGGTGGCGGCCGCGCTGGCCGCCCTGGCCGCCGATCGTGACGGTGACCCCGGGTGA
- the selB gene encoding selenocysteine-specific translation elongation factor produces MSRTPARRVVATAGHVDHGKTTLINALTGMQPDRWAEEHRRGLTIDLGFAWTTLADDTHLSFVDVPGHQRFLANTLAGLGPAPVVCFVVAADEGWQAQSADHRDAIAALGITGGVLVITRTDRAPDRVDAVVAQARAELAGTGLAQAPAVAVCAPTGAGLAALRRTLTAVLAQAPPPPAVDRLRLWVDRAFTLAGAGTVVTGTLAAGELGHGDEVVLHGARGAHPVAVRSLHSCGQPHRRLGPVSRVGVNLRGVDAAQVHRGDALLTAAAWPLTEILDVRRTSGVPHPSAPQHLMVHVGTAAVPARLRPLDDDHARITLARPLPLIVGDPLVLRHPGSPRLLGGARVLDVEPPPLRRRGAARQRAATLAALPPDGDVAAEVIRRGAVTPAHLRRLGLPVGAAPPAGVHAVRRWWVGAADYRRWCAMLVDAVEHRHQRDPVGAGLSRGAAVDVVGLPEPGLLDALITDTGLVQRDGRLWAPGHERDLGAAAAGITAVQARLAGAPFAAPEAPELAALHVGPRELAAAERAGRLLRLDDAVVVLPTAPALAMRTLSRLEQPFTVSAARRALNTTRRVALPLLAHLDARGWTRRVDATHREVVRPGSSTRHDPVRA; encoded by the coding sequence GTGAGCCGGACGCCCGCCCGCCGTGTGGTGGCCACCGCCGGCCACGTCGACCACGGCAAAACCACCCTGATCAACGCGCTCACCGGCATGCAGCCCGACCGGTGGGCCGAGGAGCACCGCCGCGGACTCACCATCGACCTGGGATTCGCCTGGACCACCCTGGCCGACGACACACACCTGTCGTTCGTCGATGTGCCCGGTCATCAACGGTTCCTGGCCAACACGCTGGCCGGGCTGGGTCCCGCCCCGGTGGTGTGCTTCGTCGTCGCCGCCGACGAGGGCTGGCAGGCCCAGTCCGCCGACCACCGCGACGCGATCGCCGCGCTGGGGATCACCGGCGGGGTTCTGGTGATCACCCGCACCGACCGCGCCCCCGACCGGGTCGACGCCGTGGTCGCGCAGGCACGCGCCGAACTGGCCGGCACCGGGCTGGCGCAGGCCCCGGCGGTGGCGGTCTGCGCGCCCACCGGGGCGGGGCTGGCCGCGCTGCGCCGCACCCTCACCGCGGTGCTGGCGCAGGCGCCGCCGCCGCCCGCGGTCGACCGGCTGCGGCTCTGGGTCGACCGGGCGTTCACCCTCGCCGGGGCGGGCACCGTGGTGACCGGCACCCTCGCCGCCGGCGAGCTGGGCCACGGCGACGAGGTGGTGCTGCACGGCGCCCGCGGCGCCCACCCGGTGGCGGTCCGCTCCCTGCACAGCTGCGGGCAACCCCACCGGCGGCTGGGGCCGGTCTCGCGGGTGGGGGTGAACCTGCGCGGTGTCGACGCCGCGCAGGTGCACCGCGGCGACGCGCTGCTCACCGCCGCGGCCTGGCCGCTCACCGAGATACTCGACGTGCGCCGCACCAGCGGCGTGCCCCACCCCAGCGCACCCCAGCACCTGATGGTCCATGTCGGTACCGCCGCGGTGCCGGCGCGACTGCGCCCCCTCGACGACGACCATGCCCGGATCACCCTCGCGCGCCCTCTGCCGCTGATCGTCGGTGACCCGCTGGTGCTGCGCCACCCCGGAAGCCCGCGGCTGCTCGGCGGCGCCCGGGTGCTCGACGTCGAACCGCCGCCGCTGCGCCGCCGCGGCGCGGCCCGCCAGCGGGCCGCCACGCTGGCGGCGCTGCCACCCGACGGTGACGTCGCCGCGGAGGTGATCCGCCGCGGCGCGGTCACCCCCGCCCACCTGCGCCGCCTCGGCCTGCCGGTCGGCGCCGCCCCGCCGGCCGGGGTGCACGCGGTGCGGCGCTGGTGGGTCGGCGCCGCCGACTACCGCCGGTGGTGTGCGATGCTCGTCGACGCCGTCGAGCACCGGCATCAACGAGACCCGGTGGGCGCCGGGCTCTCCCGCGGCGCCGCCGTCGATGTGGTGGGACTGCCCGAACCGGGTCTTCTCGACGCGCTGATCACCGACACCGGGCTTGTGCAGCGCGACGGCCGGCTGTGGGCCCCCGGACACGAGCGCGACCTCGGCGCGGCGGCCGCGGGCATCACCGCGGTGCAGGCCCGCCTGGCCGGCGCCCCGTTCGCCGCCCCGGAGGCCCCTGAGCTGGCCGCCCTGCACGTGGGGCCGCGTGAGCTGGCCGCCGCCGAACGCGCCGGGCGGCTGCTGCGCCTCGACGACGCCGTGGTGGTGTTGCCCACCGCCCCGGCACTGGCGATGCGCACGTTGAGCCGGCTGGAGCAACCGTTCACCGTCAGCGCCGCCCGCCGCGCGTTGAACACCACCCGCCGGGTGGCGCTGCCGCTGCTGGCCCACCTCGATGCGCGCGGCTGGACCCGCCGGGTCGACGCTACCCACCGCGAGGTGGTGCGCCCCGGCTCGTCGACACGCCACGACCCAGTCCGCGCTTAG
- a CDS encoding hypervirulence associated TUDOR domain-containing protein: protein MVTEFNVGDHVWWNSEAGRVSGTITRVHTRDVEYKGHMRRCSPEDPQYEIKSDKTDHVAMHKGSALRRSP from the coding sequence ATTGTGACGGAATTCAACGTCGGTGACCACGTGTGGTGGAACTCCGAGGCCGGCCGCGTCAGCGGGACCATCACCAGGGTGCACACCCGCGACGTCGAGTACAAGGGGCACATGCGTCGCTGCAGCCCCGAGGACCCGCAGTACGAGATCAAAAGCGACAAAACCGATCACGTCGCCATGCACAAGGGTTCGGCGCTGCGCAGGAGCCCCTGA
- a CDS encoding 4Fe-4S dicluster domain-containing protein, giving the protein MGQLSGPTDPSRDARWAPAAARKGFFTDTSICIGCKACEVACKQWNHVPQDGELELLGSSYDNTGALGANTWRHVAFIEQDRDRVAAARDSGRALVDLGMPPIGPTPHAPPADSAAEPAAASAPTPPDTDEFRWLMASDVCKHCTHAGCLDVCPTGSLFRTEFGTVVVQDDVCNGCGSCVAACPFGVIERRADGTAAPKTDRGPQGRESGIAQKCTLCYDRLVDGAPPACAQTCPTESIRFGDHADMVARARSRVAELHAQGLTEARLYGANDRDGVGGTGSVFLLLDEPEVYGLPPDPRVGTADLPQMFRRSGVAVAGMLAAAAWAFLRGAR; this is encoded by the coding sequence ATGGGTCAGCTGAGCGGGCCGACCGATCCGAGCCGGGATGCGCGCTGGGCCCCCGCCGCGGCGCGCAAGGGGTTTTTCACCGACACCTCGATCTGTATCGGCTGCAAGGCCTGCGAGGTGGCCTGCAAACAGTGGAACCACGTCCCCCAGGACGGCGAACTGGAGCTGCTGGGCTCCTCCTACGACAACACCGGTGCGCTCGGCGCCAACACCTGGCGCCACGTCGCGTTCATCGAACAGGACCGCGACCGCGTCGCGGCGGCCCGCGACTCCGGGCGCGCGCTGGTCGACCTGGGCATGCCGCCGATCGGGCCGACCCCGCACGCCCCGCCGGCCGACTCAGCGGCCGAGCCGGCGGCGGCTTCGGCCCCCACACCCCCCGACACCGACGAATTCCGCTGGTTGATGGCCTCGGACGTGTGCAAACACTGCACCCACGCCGGCTGCCTGGACGTCTGCCCCACCGGGTCGCTGTTTCGCACCGAGTTCGGCACCGTGGTCGTCCAGGACGACGTCTGCAACGGCTGCGGATCGTGTGTGGCCGCCTGCCCGTTCGGGGTGATCGAGCGGCGCGCCGACGGCACCGCCGCGCCGAAGACCGACCGCGGGCCGCAGGGCCGCGAATCGGGCATCGCCCAGAAGTGCACCCTGTGCTACGACCGCCTGGTCGACGGCGCGCCGCCGGCCTGCGCACAGACCTGCCCCACCGAGTCGATCCGCTTCGGTGACCACGCCGACATGGTGGCCCGCGCCCGCTCCCGGGTGGCCGAGCTGCACGCGCAGGGGCTCACCGAGGCCCGGCTGTACGGGGCCAACGACCGCGACGGGGTCGGCGGCACCGGGTCGGTCTTCTTGCTGCTCGACGAGCCGGAGGTCTACGGGCTGCCGCCGGATCCGCGGGTGGGCACCGCCGACCTGCCGCAGATGTTCCGGCGCTCCGGGGTGGCCGTCGCCGGGATGCTCGCGGCGGCGGCGTGGGCGTTTCTGCGGGGCGCCCGGTGA
- a CDS encoding oxygenase MpaB family protein, translating into MTAPSASGPRCPRPPSAHPYDYAYRPGSALRPPPPRLRRDPSWAALSVFDAWRPAQPSARQHALLELFIDHYWQGDALMDAVVERFRTLGMRTGRRLLDQALDEGIESLTAPPAELVALFASLDRPPHWHDPVIWERGRRLWIDCSLAGKVGMGIQDAIGTFVGEEVSSATGATKRFVNAPLVRNLETAQWFHAATKPGFLHRHSREFKDTVRVRLMHSQVRLGLRRSWGDEHFSRHGNPISTSTTLGAAVTFALLPMLTDHNHGRRARTEDMDAVMRYWAYIAYVFGVAPEIIPTTAADGILLADYMVATAGGPTAGTTMMTRAAADNLAAVPGTVGLLARAAVAPVLGAVAYYSGAPLARALVSATPYRDVPLQPWTTLTGLAVHACVKYRMVLDKLPGAALRRSLRARHSDPWWALNVQITRILARRSGVGHTGYRHHDATAGCPVH; encoded by the coding sequence GTGACCGCCCCGAGCGCGTCGGGCCCCCGCTGCCCGCGGCCGCCCAGCGCTCACCCCTACGACTACGCCTACCGGCCCGGGTCGGCGTTGCGCCCGCCGCCGCCGCGGCTGCGCCGCGACCCGTCCTGGGCGGCGCTGTCGGTGTTCGACGCATGGCGCCCGGCGCAGCCGTCGGCGCGGCAACATGCGCTGCTGGAGCTGTTCATCGACCACTACTGGCAGGGCGATGCGCTGATGGACGCGGTCGTGGAACGCTTCCGCACCCTGGGCATGCGCACCGGGCGGCGTCTGCTCGATCAGGCGCTCGACGAGGGCATCGAGAGCCTGACCGCACCCCCGGCCGAACTGGTGGCGCTGTTCGCCAGCCTGGACCGGCCACCGCACTGGCACGATCCGGTGATCTGGGAGCGGGGCCGCCGGCTGTGGATCGACTGTTCGCTGGCGGGCAAGGTCGGCATGGGCATCCAAGACGCGATCGGCACGTTCGTCGGCGAAGAGGTGTCGTCGGCGACCGGGGCGACCAAACGCTTCGTCAACGCTCCGCTGGTCCGCAACCTCGAGACCGCGCAATGGTTCCACGCCGCCACCAAACCGGGATTCCTTCACCGCCACAGCCGGGAGTTCAAAGACACCGTGCGGGTGCGGCTGATGCACTCGCAGGTGCGGTTGGGCCTGCGGCGGTCCTGGGGCGACGAGCATTTCAGTCGGCACGGCAACCCGATCTCGACGAGCACCACGCTCGGCGCCGCGGTGACGTTCGCCCTGTTGCCGATGCTCACCGACCACAACCACGGCCGGCGGGCCCGCACCGAGGACATGGACGCGGTGATGCGGTACTGGGCCTACATCGCCTACGTCTTCGGCGTCGCCCCCGAGATCATCCCCACCACCGCCGCAGACGGCATCCTGCTGGCCGACTACATGGTGGCCACCGCCGGGGGCCCCACCGCCGGCACCACGATGATGACCCGGGCGGCCGCCGACAACCTCGCGGCCGTGCCCGGAACGGTCGGCCTCCTCGCCCGCGCGGCGGTCGCGCCGGTCCTCGGCGCAGTCGCCTACTACAGCGGCGCGCCGCTGGCGCGTGCCCTGGTGTCGGCCACGCCGTATCGGGACGTCCCACTGCAGCCGTGGACGACGTTGACCGGGCTGGCCGTGCACGCCTGCGTCAAATACCGGATGGTGCTCGACAAGCTGCCCGGCGCCGCGCTGCGGCGGTCGCTGCGCGCCCGCCACAGCGATCCGTGGTGGGCGCTGAATGTACAGATCACCCGGATTCTGGCGCGCCGTTCCGGCGTCGGCCACACCGGCTACCGCCACCACGACGCCACCGCCGGCTGCCCGGTGCACTGA
- the nrfD gene encoding NrfD/PsrC family molybdoenzyme membrane anchor subunit: MTGAARPGPARSRRGRRRGGGRRELPMVPDVAFSSYYGRPVVKPPPWDEKIAAYLFLGGVAGGSALLGAGAQLTGRPALRRNSRLAALAATGLGTLALVADLGRPERFLNMLRTVKLTSPMNLGSWILSAFGAGAAVAAAAEVDRMARRRLPLGPLRRLLRAAEGPAGLHAGALGPPLAVYTAILLADTATPTWHGAHRHLPFVFAGSASLAAGGLGMVTTGAGEAAPARRLAVLGVLADLAATAVMEARIDPVVAEPLHRGRPGQALRWAQRCLVAGGIGALLGGRRRPVAVGSGLALLAGSALTRWAIFEAGIASARDPRYTIEPQRRRLAARRAAGIVDDAITTVD; the protein is encoded by the coding sequence GTGACCGGGGCGGCCCGGCCCGGCCCGGCCCGCTCGCGGCGCGGGCGGCGCCGCGGCGGTGGCCGCCGCGAGCTGCCGATGGTGCCCGACGTGGCGTTCAGCTCCTACTACGGCCGGCCGGTGGTCAAACCGCCCCCGTGGGACGAGAAGATCGCCGCCTACCTGTTTCTGGGCGGGGTGGCCGGCGGCTCGGCGCTGCTGGGTGCCGGCGCCCAGCTGACCGGGCGCCCGGCGCTGCGGCGCAATTCCCGGCTGGCAGCACTGGCGGCGACGGGGCTGGGCACACTGGCGCTGGTCGCCGACCTGGGCCGCCCGGAACGGTTCCTCAACATGCTGCGCACCGTGAAACTGACCTCGCCGATGAACCTGGGATCCTGGATCCTCTCCGCGTTCGGTGCCGGCGCGGCGGTGGCCGCCGCCGCCGAGGTCGACAGGATGGCCCGCCGTCGGCTCCCGCTGGGCCCGCTGCGGCGCCTGCTGCGCGCCGCGGAGGGGCCGGCCGGGCTGCACGCGGGCGCGTTGGGGCCACCGCTGGCGGTCTACACCGCGATCCTGCTCGCCGACACCGCCACCCCGACCTGGCATGGCGCGCACCGTCATCTGCCGTTCGTGTTCGCCGGGTCGGCGAGCCTGGCCGCCGGCGGGCTGGGCATGGTCACCACCGGGGCCGGCGAGGCCGCCCCGGCGCGCCGGCTCGCCGTGCTGGGGGTGCTCGCCGACCTGGCCGCCACCGCCGTGATGGAGGCCCGCATCGACCCGGTCGTCGCCGAACCCCTGCACCGGGGCCGGCCCGGACAGGCCCTGCGCTGGGCGCAGCGGTGTCTGGTCGCCGGCGGGATCGGCGCGCTGCTCGGGGGCCGGCGCCGTCCGGTGGCGGTGGGCTCGGGGCTGGCGCTGCTGGCCGGGTCGGCGCTGACCCGGTGGGCCATCTTCGAGGCCGGCATCGCCTCGGCCCGGGATCCGCGCTACACCATCGAACCGCAGCGGCGCCGGCTGGCGGCCCGCCGGGCGGCCGGCATCGTCGACGACGCGATCACCACCGTCGACTAA